Within Gemmatimonadaceae bacterium, the genomic segment GGTGTCGAAGGGCATCACGGCGGGAATCATCGCGGTCCTGCTCATCGTCGGCATCATGATCGTGTACTACCGCTTCTCCGGGCTCCTGGCCGTTCTCGCTCTGAGCCTGTACATGCTCTTCACGATGGCCACGCTGGCTGGCTTCGGCGCTGTGCTGACGCTGCCGGGCCTCGCCGGATTCGTCTTGTCCATCGGCATCGCGGTGGATGCCAACGTCCTGATCTTCGAGCGCATACGCGAGGAGCTCGCGCACGGAAAGACGGTCCGCACCGCGGTTGACGAAGGCTTCAAGCACGCGATGAGCGCGATCATCGACTCCAACGTGTCTACCGCTCTGACGGCGGCCGTTCTGTACCAGTACGGCACCGGGCCGGTACGCGGCTTCGCTGTCACTCTTCTCGCCGGTATCGCGGCGTCGATGGTCACCTCGATCTTCGTCGTGCGGACCTTCTACATGATCTGGCTCAACCGCTCCAAGAGCACACAGGCACTGAGCATCTGATGATTCGAATTCTTCACGACACGAGCTACGACTTCATCCGCTGGTGGAAGTGGGCCGTCGGGCTCACCGCCGCCTTCATCGCGCTCGGACTTGGCTCGCTCGCGCTGCAGGGGATCAACTACAGCATCGAGTTCACCGGCGGGACGATGATGCAGGTCGAGTTCTCCAAGCCGGTTGACGTCGCCGCGCTTCGTGCTGCGCTCGACAACGCGGCCATCCACGGGGCCGAGATCCAGCAGTTTGGCACCAACCGAGAGTTCACGATCCGCGCGCAGGAAGCCGAGCAGGCGGGCGCGAAGACAACCGGCGCCGAGACGGTCGCCGGCCGGATCCGGAACGTCCTCACCACAAGGTACGGGTCCGATCAGATCCGCGTCGTACGAACGGAGGCGGTCGGTCCGCGCGTCGGCAGCGAGCTCAGGCGCGATGCCGTGATCGCCATGTTTCTCTCGTTCCTCGTCACCACCGTCTACCTGGCAATCAGGTTCGAGTGGCGCTTCGGCGTGGCGGCGCTCATCGCGACCGGCCACGACGTATTCACAACGCTGGCGTTTCTCAAGCTGCTGCACCTCGAGGTCTCGCTCACCGTGGTTGCCGCGATCCTCACGGTCATCGGCTACTCCCTCAACGACACGATCATCATCTTCGATCGCGTCCGCGAAGATCTTCGCAAGGGCAGGAAGGAAACGCTCTATCAGACCCTCAATCGGGCGATCAACGAGACGTTGCCCCGTTCGATTCTGACCCACGCCACCACTCTTGCGGCGACCCTCGCGCTTCTTTTCTTCGCCGGCGAAGTGATCAGGCCGTTCGCGTGGGTGATGGCGTTCGGTATCTTTACCGGAACGTTCAGCTCGATTTACATCGCGAGCCCGGTGCTGCTCTGGATCGAGAGGAAATGGCCGAGGAAGACGGCAACATCGAAGGGTACATTGACAGCCACGCGCACCTCGCCGACCCGGCGTTCGACGGCGACCGCAGCGACGTAATCCGGCGGGCGAAGGAAAGTGGAGCCGAAGCGATTGTCTGCATCGGCTCCGGCAGCGGCGCCGGGGATGTCCTCGGCGCCGCTCGCGCATCGCGGGACGTCGCGGCCGCCCATCGGGGAGTCGTATGGTTTACGGCGGGAGTCCATCCGCACGACGCGATCGGGTTCGACCCGGCTCGCGACATCCCGGCGCTCCGTGAGCTCGCCGATGAGGGAGCCGTCGCGATCGGCGAGTGTGGCCTCGACTATCACTACGACAACTCTCCCCGTGCCGAGCAGCGCCGCGCATTTGCCGAGCAGCTGCGGCTGGCACGGGAGACGTCGCTGCCGGTCGTCGTTCACACGCGCGACGCGGAGGACGACACGCGAGCGATGCTCGTCGAGGCGGCGGCGGCTGGCGTTGCAGGCGTTCTGCACTGCTACACGGGCTCGCACGAGCTGGCAGGTGCCGCGATCGACGTGGGCTGGTACGTGTCCTTCAGCGGAATCGTCACGTTCCGTAAATGGAGCGACGACGCGCTGCTCCGGCTCGTTCCGGTGGATCGAATTCTGGCAGAGTCCGACGCGCCATATCTCGCGCCGGTTCCGAACAGAGGGAAGCGCAACGAGCCCGCATGGGTCGCACACACCGTCGCGAAGCTCGCTGCGGCCCGCGGAACGACTGGCGACGCGATGGCCGCGTCGGTAGCCGGCAACGCGCGCCGACTCTTCAAGCTGGCGTGAGCCGATCCGATATGAGTAACATTGCCGTCGTATTCACTTTCTGCATGAGCGAGGATTAGCGTGGAGCAAGTAAAGACTGACATGGCGCCGGCTGCGATCGGCCCGTATTCGCAGGCCGTGATCGCCAACGGATTCCTTTTCTCGGCCGGACAGATCGCGCTCGATCCCGCCACCGGCCAGATGGTCGAGGGGGACATCACGCGGCAGACCGAGCGCGTGATGCAGAACCTGCAGGCGGTGCTGGAAGCCTCCGGGCTCGCGTGGAAGGATGTCGTCCGAACCACGGTGTATCTGCACGACATGGCCCATTTCCCGGCGGTCAACGAGATCTACGGAAGGTGGATCGGTGATGCGCGCCCATCCCGGTCCACCGTTCAGGTGACCGCGATTCCGCGCGGAGGACTGGTCGAGATGGACATGATCGCCGCCACCGGCCGTTAACATCTGCAAGGAGTCGTCGTGAGCACATCCAGGACCCGCGAAGAGCTGTTTCGCCTGACGGCATTCGCGCGGTGTGCTGGTTGAGCGTCCAAGATGGGTCCGGGTGACCTGTCCGAGATGCTCGCGCCACTTCCCGCGTCGAAGGATCCGCGCCTCCTCGTAGGCCGCGAGACCTTCGACGATGCGGGAGTGTATCTGCTGTCCGACGAGATTGCGCTCGTCCAGACAGTGGATTTCTTCGCGCCCATCGTTGACGACCCATACGACTTCGGACAGGTCGCCGCCGCCAACGCACTCTCCGACGTGTACGCCATGGGCGGACAGCCGCTCACCGCGCTCAACATCGTCGCGTTTCCGACTGGCGAGATTCCGCTGGCGGTGCTCACCGAGATCCTGCGCGGCGGTCAGGACAAGGTCCATGAGGCCGGCGCGCTCATCGTTGGCGGCCACACCGTTATCGACAGCGAGCTCAAGTACGGCCTGGCGGTGACAGGTCGCGCCCATCCTTCGTTTCTGCTGACGAATGCAGGCGCCAAGCCGGGGGACAGGCTCGTGCTCACGAAGCCGATCGGCAACGGAATTCTCGCGACAGCGCTCAAGCGCGCGTCGGCAGGGGACGAGAAATTCCGGACGATGATGAACGATTCCATCGCCGGCGCGATGCTCGACGGAATGAAGACGCTGAACGGCTCAGCCAGCCGCGCCGCTCTCGCCGCGGGCGCAAAATGCGCCACCGACATCACCGGCTTCGGACTGCTCGGGCACGCGTCCCACATCGCGCGAGGCAGCGGCGTCACGCTGCGCATTCACTCGGCGTCCGTTCGGCGGCTTGCGGGCGCGGAGAACGCGTGGAGCGCGGGTGCGTCGAGCGATGGGTTGAGGCGCAACTCCGAGTACCTCGAGCCGCTGGTCGAATGGGGAACGGTATCCGGCGTGACGCGCGCTCTGCTGTGCGATCCGCAGACGTCGGGAGGGCTCCTCGTCGCCGTGCCTTCCGCGCGTGTTGCGGAGTATCTTTCCCGCGTGAATGGAGCGACTGAAATCGGAGAAGTGATCGAGCGAGACGGATTTGCCATCGCGGTGGACTGAGCATGGGGGTGGATGGGGCCTGGTGGCTTCCCCAGTCTTCAAAACTGGTGTGACCCGACTTCGTCGGGCCGGGTGGGTTCGATTCCCACACTCTCCCGCCACGACTGCATTATCGCTCGGCGTCCTGGTTGTTGCTGTGGCCTTCACGGCCCCCGCGGACGCGGCGGCTCAGCGCGCCGACAGCACTCGTGCGGGCGTGTCGCGAACCGCGCCACGCACCGCCGCCGATACCTCTGCGCAGCGCTCGATTGCGCCCCGCCGTGCGTTTCTCACTTCTCTCATCGCGCCGGGACTGATGCAGCTGCGGCTCGGACGTCCCAAGGCGGCAACGCTCTTCCTTGCGGCAGAAGCGGGGACGATCGGCATGTCGGTGAAATCGTGGAACGATCTCAGCAAGGCGAAAGCGGCCAAGCGGGACACCGTCGGGACCCCGGTCGTGGATGGATCTGGCAAGGCGGTGATCGACACGACGACGGGGCTGCAGAAAATCACGTACGCTCCGCGCGACCCGAATCTCGTCGGCCGCATTCGCGCGCGGCGCGCGCATCTCGAGGACTGGATCGCGGTGCTCGTGTTCAATCACCTCTTCGCGGGAGCGGACGCGTACGTCGCGGCCAATCTGGCAGATGTCAACGCCAATGTGCAGGTCAGCTCGTCGGACCGCGATGTTCGAGTGACGGCTCGCGTGGCATGGTGATGGTGTACAAGAGTGCATGACTTCGAAAGCTGAGGACTTTGCTTCCGCCGGATCGGACGCTCCGATCGGCGTATTCGATTCGGGCATCGGCGGCCTGACGGTCGTTCGGGAGCTCATTCGCCAGCTTCCAAATGAGAGCATCATCTACTTCGGTGACACCGCCCGCGTCCCATACGGTCCAAAGAGCCCGGACACGGTGCTTCGCTACAGCCGCGAGATCACCAGCTTTCTCCGAGGCGAGGGAGTGAAGGCGGTCGTGATCGCGTGCAACACCGCCACTGCGCATGCTCTCTCGGCGCTGAAAGAGGAAAACGATCTTCCGATCGTCGGCGTCATCGAGCCCGGAGCGAGAGCCGCGGCCGGCGCCACGCGCAGCGGCAGGGTCGGCGTAATCGGCACTCAGGGAACGATTCACTCGCGAGCTTATGAGCGAGCCATCTCGGCCGTCTCGCCCGGAGCGGAGATTACGGCGCTGGCGTGCCCGCTGTTCGTCCCGCTGGTCGAGGAGGGCTGGCTCGACACCGAGGCCACGCGCCTCATCGCGCGTGAATACCTGGAGCCGATGGCCGCAGCGAACGTGGACACGCTTGTGCTGGGGTGCACGCACTACCCGTTGCTGAAGCACGTCATCGGTTCGGTGGTGGGCCGCGACGTGCGTCTCATTGACAGCGCGGAGGAGACCGCGGCGGAGACCGCGACCACTCTGCGCGACGCCGGCCTGGCCCACGAGGCGACCGACGATGCGCGTTACCGCTTCATCGCATCCGATGCGCCCGGGCAGTTCCTACGCGTCGGCCAGCGCTTTCTCGGCGCGTCTATTGATCGAGTGGAGACAGTCACCCTCGGCTGATC encodes:
- the secF gene encoding protein translocase subunit SecF, giving the protein MIRILHDTSYDFIRWWKWAVGLTAAFIALGLGSLALQGINYSIEFTGGTMMQVEFSKPVDVAALRAALDNAAIHGAEIQQFGTNREFTIRAQEAEQAGAKTTGAETVAGRIRNVLTTRYGSDQIRVVRTEAVGPRVGSELRRDAVIAMFLSFLVTTVYLAIRFEWRFGVAALIATGHDVFTTLAFLKLLHLEVSLTVVAAILTVIGYSLNDTIIIFDRVREDLRKGRKETLYQTLNRAINETLPRSILTHATTLAATLALLFFAGEVIRPFAWVMAFGIFTGTFSSIYIASPVLLWIERKWPRKTATSKGTLTATRTSPTRRSTATAAT
- a CDS encoding TatD family hydrolase, producing the protein MAEEDGNIEGYIDSHAHLADPAFDGDRSDVIRRAKESGAEAIVCIGSGSGAGDVLGAARASRDVAAAHRGVVWFTAGVHPHDAIGFDPARDIPALRELADEGAVAIGECGLDYHYDNSPRAEQRRAFAEQLRLARETSLPVVVHTRDAEDDTRAMLVEAAAAGVAGVLHCYTGSHELAGAAIDVGWYVSFSGIVTFRKWSDDALLRLVPVDRILAESDAPYLAPVPNRGKRNEPAWVAHTVAKLAAARGTTGDAMAASVAGNARRLFKLA
- the murI gene encoding glutamate racemase gives rise to the protein MTSKAEDFASAGSDAPIGVFDSGIGGLTVVRELIRQLPNESIIYFGDTARVPYGPKSPDTVLRYSREITSFLRGEGVKAVVIACNTATAHALSALKEENDLPIVGVIEPGARAAAGATRSGRVGVIGTQGTIHSRAYERAISAVSPGAEITALACPLFVPLVEEGWLDTEATRLIAREYLEPMAAANVDTLVLGCTHYPLLKHVIGSVVGRDVRLIDSAEETAAETATTLRDAGLAHEATDDARYRFIASDAPGQFLRVGQRFLGASIDRVETVTLG
- a CDS encoding RidA family protein — protein: MEQVKTDMAPAAIGPYSQAVIANGFLFSAGQIALDPATGQMVEGDITRQTERVMQNLQAVLEASGLAWKDVVRTTVYLHDMAHFPAVNEIYGRWIGDARPSRSTVQVTAIPRGGLVEMDMIAATGR
- the selD gene encoding selenide, water dikinase SelD, which codes for MFRLTAFARCAGUASKMGPGDLSEMLAPLPASKDPRLLVGRETFDDAGVYLLSDEIALVQTVDFFAPIVDDPYDFGQVAAANALSDVYAMGGQPLTALNIVAFPTGEIPLAVLTEILRGGQDKVHEAGALIVGGHTVIDSELKYGLAVTGRAHPSFLLTNAGAKPGDRLVLTKPIGNGILATALKRASAGDEKFRTMMNDSIAGAMLDGMKTLNGSASRAALAAGAKCATDITGFGLLGHASHIARGSGVTLRIHSASVRRLAGAENAWSAGASSDGLRRNSEYLEPLVEWGTVSGVTRALLCDPQTSGGLLVAVPSARVAEYLSRVNGATEIGEVIERDGFAIAVD